In Hoplias malabaricus isolate fHopMal1 chromosome 18, fHopMal1.hap1, whole genome shotgun sequence, the genomic window GCGCTGCTCATTAAAGAGAAAATAGACCGCGAGGCTCTTTGTGCTAAAGTCACTCCCTGCGCGCTGCATCTGCAGATGATCCTCGAGAACCCGATGGAGATGTACACAGTCACCGTCGAGATCACGGACATCAACGACAACGCGCCTTCGTTTCAGAAGAAGGAAATACGGTTTGAGATCAGCGAGTCGGCTGTAGTGGGGTCGAGGTTCATGCTGGGCAGAGCAGTGGACGCAGACGTGGGCGTCAATGGTCTTCAAAGCTACTCGCTCAAACCCACGGATCACTTTATTTTAGAATCACAGAACCAGGCGGATGGTGGGAAGAACGTGGAGATGGTTTTACAGAAACAGCTCGATCGAGAACAGGACGATCTGCATAATTTAATGCTGACCGCTTTTGATGGAGGCGAGCCGTTGCTCTCAGGTACTGTTCAGATATTTATCACAGTGTTGGATGCTAATGATAACGCTCCAGTGTTTTCACAGAGAATGTACAAAGCAACAGTGACAGAGAACTCCATTAAAGGATCCACATTAACAGCTGTAAGTGCCTCGGATGCTGACGACGGCTCTAACAGTCACGTGACGTATTATATTTCCGATACAGTGGACAGTCACGTGGCTGAAATGTTTCTCTTAAATCATCAAACTGGAGAGTTGTTACTGAACGGTCAGATTGACTACGAAGAGGCAAGTCATTACCAGCTGGACATTCAGGCCAGAGACGAGGGAGGGCTCTCAGACTCCTGTAAAGTAGCTATAGAAGTGTTGGACATTAATGATAACACACCGTCTATCAGTGTTCTGTCCATGTCCAGTTCTATATCGGAGGAGGCTCCTCCCGGGACCGTAGTCGCTATGATGAAAGTGAACGACCCGGACTCTGGGGCTAACGGCCGAGTCCAGTGCTCCATCAGTGAGAACATCCCCTTCTCCATCACATCTCCATCCAGCAACTTCTTCAGTCTGCGCACAGAGCAGGagctggacagagagagagactctgagtaCAACATCACTGTGCTGTGCTCTGATGAGGgggtcccctcactgtccagcAGCGCTTCTCTCCACTTACACGTCTCAGATGTGAACGATAACGCTCCTGTGTTTGAGAGGAGGAGCTACGAGGCCTTTGTGCCGGAGAACAACGCTCCAGGTCTCTCCATCTTCACGGTGAAGGCCAGGGACGCCGACTCCAAGCAGAACGCCCGCGTCTCCTACGTTTTAGAGGACGGCTCCGTTAACGGGGTCCCCGTGTCCTCGTACGTGTCCGTCAGTGCGGACGGTGGGGTCGTCAGCGCCGCGCGCTCCTTCGACTACGAGCAGCTGAAGGACTTCTGTTTCCGCGTGAGAGCCCAGGACGGAGGCTCCCCTCCGCTCAGCAGCAACGTGAGCGTGAAGATCCAGATCCAGGACCAGAACGACAACGCCCCTCAGGTGCTGTACCCGGTGCAGAGCGGCGGCTCCGTGGTGGCTGAGATGGTGCCTCGCTCAGCAGATGTGGGCTATCTGGTGACTAAAGTGGTGGCCGTGGATGTGGACTCTGGGCAGAACGCCTGGCTCTCCTACAAACTCCAGAAGGCCACGGACAGGGCGCTGTTTGAAGTGGGCGCACAGAACGGAGAGATCCGGACCGTGCGGCAGGTCACCGATAAAGACGCCGTGAAACAGAAGCTCACAGTTGTTGTGGAGGATAACGGTCAGCCCTCTCGCTCAGCCGTGGTCAGCATCAACGTGGCCGTAGCGGACGGTTTCC contains:
- the LOC136674488 gene encoding protocadherin gamma-A11-like, which translates into the protein MPFSTTPLAALFLVVLLSSRSALGQVSYSIPEEMGRGSVVGNIAQDLGLDLKRLKAGKARIFSGDSAEYIELNKERGALLIKEKIDREALCAKVTPCALHLQMILENPMEMYTVTVEITDINDNAPSFQKKEIRFEISESAVVGSRFMLGRAVDADVGVNGLQSYSLKPTDHFILESQNQADGGKNVEMVLQKQLDREQDDLHNLMLTAFDGGEPLLSGTVQIFITVLDANDNAPVFSQRMYKATVTENSIKGSTLTAVSASDADDGSNSHVTYYISDTVDSHVAEMFLLNHQTGELLLNGQIDYEEASHYQLDIQARDEGGLSDSCKVAIEVLDINDNTPSISVLSMSSSISEEAPPGTVVAMMKVNDPDSGANGRVQCSISENIPFSITSPSSNFFSLRTEQELDRERDSEYNITVLCSDEGVPSLSSSASLHLHVSDVNDNAPVFERRSYEAFVPENNAPGLSIFTVKARDADSKQNARVSYVLEDGSVNGVPVSSYVSVSADGGVVSAARSFDYEQLKDFCFRVRAQDGGSPPLSSNVSVKIQIQDQNDNAPQVLYPVQSGGSVVAEMVPRSADVGYLVTKVVAVDVDSGQNAWLSYKLQKATDRALFEVGAQNGEIRTVRQVTDKDAVKQKLTVVVEDNGQPSRSAVVSINVAVADGFPEVLSELTDFPQGREYNEKLSFYLVLALAAVSFLFITTVVVIVSVKIYRWRQSRALYQSSLPVIPYYPPGYADTGVSATLPHMYNYDVCMSTSSRKSDCKYSTLGGQSVLVVDQGFSETLQRALKDKDFLDSAESPETVRI